Below is a genomic region from Flexibacter flexilis DSM 6793.
AGCCTGCGTATATAAAACAAAAACAAAGTGTTGGACATACAGCGTTTTGCGCCGAATATACAGCAATTTGAGTAGCCAAGCCATGAGCGGAATAAGTAAAATCATGGCAATGGACAAATTCTCCCGAACTGTATTTAAGTAAGAATCCACACCGTCTTCTTTGGAAATATGAATGGCTTGTTTGGCAGCCACACGTGTCATAAACGTTTTTTCTATTTTCAAAGAATCCAGCAACGAATCGGCAGAAATCGTTTTACGGATTCCGTGTAAAGGTATGCCTTTTAACACGCCCAAATCCAAGTCCAGTTCGTCGGTTTGGGTTTTAACTTTCGGGTTTTTCTGTTTTTCGGACACACGCGCCAACGAATCGGCTTTGCGTTTCTTTTTCTGCGCCAAATCAATTTTCTCTAATACCTTCGCCGTTGTATCCGAACTGGTTTTTACGCCTTCTTTCACGTTGTCCAAAAAACCTTGATTAGGCGAATACGACAACGTAAAGAAATACAAAAAGCTGGCAATCAAGTACAAACGCAATGGCGCAACATAATTCACGCGGCGGCCTGCGTTAAATTCTACGGCCAAAAAACCAGGTTTAAAGAAAAACGGAAACAAACTCCGAAACACGCGCGAATCCAAATTGAGGGCTTCTTCCGCAATTTCGGAAGCCAACACCCGCACCGAAACCGTTTTGTCGTTATTCTCTTGGCCACACTGCGGACAATAATTTTCGTCGTGTTCAAATTGGAATCCACAGTTAAGGCAATGGTCAGTTTTACGGCGTGTTTTCATGTGTATCTAAAAAATTGATTGCTGTGCGAAAATAAAAAAAAATGCCTACGGGCTAATTATCATTTGCTCAAAACATTGCTTTTTTTAGGTTTAAGCCCTTTTTCCAAAAAAACAATCATGTATGAAAAGTAACAAAATACTCGTTTGGGTCGTAACACTTATTTATTTGGCTTCCCAAATCCATTTGGCTTATATGGTCAATAGCCTCAAACCCAGTTTAGTGCAGTTGCAACTCACCTTCACGGCGGCGGGCTTTTGGGGCATTATTGAGCAATGGAAAACCGAAGGTTTACTAATTTATCTTTCGCATTTTAGTTGGGACTTGTTTCATGTGCTGGCTTATTCGGCTTTTGGCATCGTCATGGTACAGCAGACTACCTTTTTCAAAAAATTTAGTCCCGTTTGGTATCGTTTCTTTTTGGCGGCTTTGCCTGTGGCTGGGATTATGGATTTGATAGAAAACGAGCTGCATTTATACATCATCACGCTACCGCACGGCACAGCAACTACACTTGTACCGTTAGCGGCAACTTGTTCGCTTATCAAATGGATTTTGGCATTAGGTTTTATGGGAACACTGCTCAAGCAACTATTTACTAATCTTTTAGGCTTTAGAATCCTATAAGGTTTAATTTGCTCCACAGTCTTTGTCCTAACAGAAAAAATATACAAGTATGTATATTGTGTATTACAAATAAAAATGGTCTGTGAGGGCACAGACCATGGGATAGCAAGCTCACAATAAATTTAATTAAGAAGCCAAGCAATAAGCTTTCCTACAGCTTTTCCTAATTCATATGCAAAACTGCCAACGGTTGGAAAGAACAATGTCATAAGTTTTAAAATCATAATTGTATATTTTTTATAGTTAAAAGTTAGGCACAAATATAAATATTTTATAATTAATCGCAATAATTATTTTGAAATATGTTTAATGTAAGGCGTAATGTACTAAGTACCGACAATTAAACAACGATATTCAATATATATAATTATCATATTCTTATAAAAAAATGTATCATTAACTTATAGCAGGTACTTATAAAAAATTATTGTTCATGTTACTTAAATTAAATATATAGTATTTTGCTTACGAAGCAAATACTATCATGAACAACCTTCTGGCAAAGTATCAAATAATTTTGAATAAACCTTATGAGCTTGTTTTGGAAATTTAGAGAATTTTATCCAACATAATAGAACAAACAGCAAGTGTAATAAAAGCAATGGTGTTTTTTTTCGTAATCCTTTGATAATCTGCGGCAAAAATTAAGTCAAACAAAAGTTCTCTACACTTGCCATCTATTCTTTTGTATGGCCAGTCTCTTGCCAGTAGAGGTTTTACAACCTCTAAATCTTATAGGCTTTAAAACCCTATCAGGTTTAATTTCCTGAACTTTTTTAATCAAAAAAGCAGAATAGCGAATAAAATACCAAAGCCAGTGGCACGGACAGCCCCACACTAAGCGGCACAACAAGGACACTGGACACTCCCAACAACGACAACAAACCGTACAAAACGCCAAAACCAACCAGAGTCAGCAGTCCCAATATCGCGAGCATTTCGGCCAACAATGCCACCATCATTACGCCCGCAATAATGAGTATAAACGGATAGGCAATCGCTGTAATCAGATTGACCAGCGAAGACATACAACCCGCAAAGCCGCGGCGGTTGGTCGTATAGCGCGGGCGCGAACTTTTAACCCATTCCCGCACACTGTTATAATTTTTGATGGGGTCGCACAAAATACACGTAAAGCACGGCTTAGAAGAAGCAGGCATAATTACTTGCGTAGAATCCTGTAATTGAGCTTGTTGTGCTTGCAATGCCAAAACTAATTGCGCTTGTAGTTGGGTTTTTTGCGCCGCAGGCATCAAGCGCACGAGGCGTTTGGCCACTTTGAGACGGCGGTTTACTTTGCGCAACTGCTTGGCCCTGAACTTGGCATCTTGGCGCATAAAACCCTGATTAGTAGCTATTTTTTCTTGTAAAATATTTTCGGGTAAAGACAAAGTATCGGCGGCGGCAAGGGCTTTCGGGGCTTTGGCGGTAGGGTTGTGGCGCACGGTTCGGAACACATAATAACGCGGTTTGCTGCCGCAACTCCACAAGCTGCACACAATCAAAAATAGCCCAATTAATCTAAAAACGTAGTGTAGTTTCATTCGTTTTGTTTTAAAAAAATCATTACTTTACATCAAAAATAAAACATTACTGTTAATAATACAGAAATAGTATTTATATTTGGAAATCAATAAATTAGTTTAAAAACAAACTAATTTTATCAACTTATTTATTTTCTAATCCCTTAAACTCCTTATCATTATGAATTACCATTTTACTCGGCTCTTTGGACTCCTTTTTTTTGCCTTTAATAGCTGGGCGCAAACCGCACCAAACGCCAAAACAACTCACGCCCCACTTATCCCCAACGCCTCAAATATCAACCCTTTGACCAGAACCACCGCCCTTAAAGCTCCCAACAACAATTCTTCTACCACAGATACTTATGCCATAAAACAGCAATTGGACAGTGTCGTTGCGCCACTTTCCAAAAAATATTGCTACACCTACAATGCCAGCGGCAAAACCCTATCCGAAATACAATACTCATGGGCTGCTGGCATAAATTCTTGGATATACTATCTCAAAAATGAATACACCTATGATACCAATGGCAGACAGACACAAAGCAGTACATATATAAATAGTATGTTTAACACTTGGATTGGAAGCGAAAAAAACGAATATACTTATAATGCCATTGGGAATAATACCTTAATCATTTACTATGTATGGAACACGACCAACCACAATTGGCAATATTCTACCAAACATGAATATATTTACAATACAAACAACCAATTAATTCAAGATACCTATTACAATTGGAGTAACAATGTTTGGGTTGCCTATTCCAAGATTAATTATACCTACACCAACAATAATCAAACACAAGCTGCTACCTATAAATGGAATGCGAACAACAATAATTGGACTAATTATTCAAAAGAAGATTATGTTTATAACAATGTCAATCAATTAACCCAAAAAATTACGGCTCACTGGGGAGGCAATGTATGGGCAAATGATTATAAATACGAGTATGCTTATATCAATAACAATCTAACACAAATCATCACTAACTCATGGGGCACAACAAGCAATACTTGGAGTAATTACATAAAAGAAGAATACACCTACAATACCAACAACCAAGTATTGTTGTACACTACTTATTATTTTTCAAACAATTCATGGGTAGGTATGTCTAAATTTGAATATATCTACGATGCAAATAGCTCCCTAACCACCAATATTCATTCTACTTGGAACTCTTCTAATAGCAGTTGGCGGAATTATCTTAAAAGTGAATTCACCTACAATTCCAACAACGACGAAACTTCAGAAAGTTATTATGCTTGGGACAATACAGCTAATACTTGGCTAAGCTATGGCAAACAAGATTATACTCACAATACAGCCTATGCCAAAACGGCTTTGGTCTTACCGTATAGCTTATCAAATGCCCGTTTTTTCTCAAGCATGGTTCTTTCCCGCCAAAACTCTTCATGGGTCAATAGCACTTGGCAAGTAGATAGTACTTTTACCTACTACTATTCCCCACAAGGAGCTACCTCTGTGCGCGAAAATGAGCAAACAGCGGCCAGTTTGTATCCTGTTCCAGCCAAAGACATACTCAATATCGCGTTGCTCGACAATGAAAATGAAGCAACAATAGAAATATTTGACATGCAAGGCCGAAAAGTATTAGCACAAAATCTGTTGCAAAACGTTTCTCAAATCACCGTAAATCAGTTGCAAACAGGTTTGTATTTGTACAATATCCGCACTACAAACGAACGCGTCCAAAACGGAAAATTTGTGAAGCAATAAAAAGCAAATATTTGTAGTCCAAAGCCGCCGCTAAGTAATTTAGTGGCGGCTTTGCTTTTTTTAGTAATTTAGCTAAATTAAAAACAAGCTGGTATAAATTTGTAGCTTGAAATTGCGACCATGAACAACGCCGAAGCACTCAAAGAAAGAATCCGACAACTGCCCGAACTGCCGGGCATCTACAAATATTTTGACCAAGAAAATACGCTGATCTACGTGGGCAAAGCCAAAAGCCTGCGCAAGCGTGTGAGTAGTTATTTTACCAAAACCCAAACCGACCGCAAAACCATGCGGCTGGTAAGCCAAATCCGACAAATTGAATATATCGTTGTGGACACCGAATACGATGCGCTGCTGCTCGAAAACAGCCTTATCAAAGAGCATCAGCCCAAGTATAACATTATGCTCCGCGACGACAAAACCTATCCGTACATTTGCATCACCACCAACGAACGTTTTCCGCGCGTGTTTCCGACCCGCCGCGTAGTGCGCAATGCAGGCATTTACTTTGGTCCTTATCCGAGTGGCCGCACCATGAATGCCTTGTTGGAATTGCTCAAAAAACTCTACACGTTCCGCACCTGCAACTACGCCCTCACGCAGGCCGCCGTAAACGCCCACAAATTCAAAGTTTGTCTGGAATACCACATCGGCAACTGCAAAGGGCCTTGCGAGGCCAAACAAACTGAAGCCGACTACAACGCCGAAATTACGCAGGCTTCGCACATCATCAGGGGACATTTGACCATTGCCAAGCAATATTTTAAAGAACAAATGTTGCTGGCCGCCGAAAACTACGCCTTTGAGGAAGCGCAACGCTACAAAGAAAAACTGGCCTTGCTCGACAACTACCAAAGCAAGTCCGTAATCGTAAATCCGAACCTCTCGGACATAGATGTTTTTTCGATTCTCTCCGACGACAACTCCGCGTATATCAATTACTTGCGCATCGTGGACGGAAGCATTAACCTCACGCACAACGTAGAAATTAAGAAGAAACTCAACGAAAGCCCCGAAGATATTTTGGCTTTCGCGCTGCTACAATTGCGCCAGCAGTTTGGCAGCCAATCCGAAGAAGTACTGGTCAATATTCCGCTTTCGCTGGGCATTCCGCGCCTCGCGATTCACGTCCCGCAAATCGGCGACAAACGCAAACTATTGGATTTATCTATCAAAAATACGTTGTTTTTTAAACGAGATTTGATGAATAAAGCCACCGAAACGCCCAAGCCCGACCGCTATGAACGTGTACTTAAAAAGTTGCAAGCCGATTTGCGCCTAACACAGTTGCCCGACCATGTAGAATGTTTTGATAACTCTAACATACAGGGTTCGAGTCCTGTGGCCGCAATGGTTTGTTTCAAAAATGGTAAGGCTGCGCCCAAAGATTACCGACATTTTAACATCAAAACGGTAGTCGGCCCCGACGATTTCGCGTCTATGTACGAGATTGTTACGCGCCGTTACAGCCGCCTAATTGCCGAAAACCAACCTTTGCCCAAACTCATCATCATCGACGGCGGTAAAGGCCAACTCGGCGCGGCTTGCGAGGCACTCAAAGCCCTGAATATTTACGGACAAATTCCCATTATTGGCATTGCCAAGCGTTTGGAAGAAATCTATTACCCCGAAGACCCGCTGCCGCTTATGTTGCCCAAAAAGTCTGAAAGTCTGATTTTTATACAACGAATCCGCGACGAAACGCACCGTTTCGCCATCACGTTCCACCGCAGCCAGCGCAGCAAAAAGAATTTGAAGCTGGAAGTAGAAAAAGTAAAAGGGCTGGGCGCGAAAACCATTGCCATCGTGTATCGCGAGTACAAATCCCTGAACCTGATTCGGGACGAAGACCGCACGGACATCGAAGCACTTATCGGGGCAAAACGCACGGAATTACTCTTCGATTACCTCAAAGAGCGGCGAGGCGAGGCGGAATGACAAGTACTAAAATAAAAAACCTGATAGGATTATATATTTCTGCTGCCAAATCGTAATCTTTTGGGCAAATCTTTTTTTTTTCACAAACAGAATTTAATTTTGTGGCCATGACTACAGGAACTACACCGTTTATCGTTGGTATCACAGGAGGCAGTGCTTCAGGCAAAACACTGTTTCTCAAGCGATTGCTTAATAGCTTTAAGCCTTCAGAGGTTTGCCTCATCTCCCAAGACAACTATTATAAGACGCGCGACCATCAGCCCATCGACGAAAACGGCGTGCATAATTTTGATACTCCTTTTTCTATTGACTTCGATTTGTATCGCAACGATATTCTTTCGCTTCGTGAAGGCAACGTGGTAACCAAACAAGAATATACTTTCAATAATCCGAACGTAGTGCCTAAGATGCTCACGTACACGCCTGCGCCGATTATTATTGTGGAAGGAATTTTTGTGTTTTATTACCCAGAAGTGGCCAAAATGCTTGACCTGAAAGTATTTATTGATGCCAAAGAACATATCAAACTCAAACGCCGCATCGTGCGCGACAACAACGAACGTGGTTACGATTTGGAAGATGTACTCTACCGTTACGAATATCACGTAATGCCGACGTACGAAAAATACATTAAGCCTTTCAAAGGTGATGCCGATATTGTAGTGCCGAACAACCAAAATTTTGAACGTGCCTTAGAAGTGTTGGTCGCTTATCTAAAAACCAAAATTGAACAACCTCAAACGGTTTAGTTTTCATAAAAATTTAGTTTGATAAAAGGCTAAAATCTAACTGATTTTAGCCTTTTATTTTAAAAAAACATACAATAATTACAAACTTAGCACTTGCCTTGTTTTTTGGGGAAAATAAAACCAAAAATCTATCACAGAGTTATTACATTTGAGAACGCAAACGTATTAACCAGAAAACACACTAATACTTTTTCTATAATTTTCTTTATTTTTTAGCATAATATCAAAGTACACGATGTTTTCATTCTTTTTTCGTAAAAAAAATGAAGTTGAGACGTTAAATCCGCCCATTACCGCAGATATGCACTCTCACCTACTGCCTGGCATTGACGACGGCGCAGCCAACATGGAAGAAACCTTGCAA
It encodes:
- a CDS encoding DUF3667 domain-containing protein, whose product is MKTRRKTDHCLNCGFQFEHDENYCPQCGQENNDKTVSVRVLASEIAEEALNLDSRVFRSLFPFFFKPGFLAVEFNAGRRVNYVAPLRLYLIASFLYFFTLSYSPNQGFLDNVKEGVKTSSDTTAKVLEKIDLAQKKKRKADSLARVSEKQKNPKVKTQTDELDLDLGVLKGIPLHGIRKTISADSLLDSLKIEKTFMTRVAAKQAIHISKEDGVDSYLNTVRENLSIAMILLIPLMAWLLKLLYIRRKTLYVQHFVFVLYTQAFVFFALFFLASLEYIDFLGKIEEFLSIAIWVIIPVYIVLAMRRMYGQSWTKTIFKMGIFSYFFLIMLFISFIFDLMVAFFLF
- a CDS encoding T9SS type A sorting domain-containing protein translates to MNYHFTRLFGLLFFAFNSWAQTAPNAKTTHAPLIPNASNINPLTRTTALKAPNNNSSTTDTYAIKQQLDSVVAPLSKKYCYTYNASGKTLSEIQYSWAAGINSWIYYLKNEYTYDTNGRQTQSSTYINSMFNTWIGSEKNEYTYNAIGNNTLIIYYVWNTTNHNWQYSTKHEYIYNTNNQLIQDTYYNWSNNVWVAYSKINYTYTNNNQTQAATYKWNANNNNWTNYSKEDYVYNNVNQLTQKITAHWGGNVWANDYKYEYAYINNNLTQIITNSWGTTSNTWSNYIKEEYTYNTNNQVLLYTTYYFSNNSWVGMSKFEYIYDANSSLTTNIHSTWNSSNSSWRNYLKSEFTYNSNNDETSESYYAWDNTANTWLSYGKQDYTHNTAYAKTALVLPYSLSNARFFSSMVLSRQNSSWVNSTWQVDSTFTYYYSPQGATSVRENEQTAASLYPVPAKDILNIALLDNENEATIEIFDMQGRKVLAQNLLQNVSQITVNQLQTGLYLYNIRTTNERVQNGKFVKQ
- the uvrC gene encoding excinuclease ABC subunit UvrC → MNNAEALKERIRQLPELPGIYKYFDQENTLIYVGKAKSLRKRVSSYFTKTQTDRKTMRLVSQIRQIEYIVVDTEYDALLLENSLIKEHQPKYNIMLRDDKTYPYICITTNERFPRVFPTRRVVRNAGIYFGPYPSGRTMNALLELLKKLYTFRTCNYALTQAAVNAHKFKVCLEYHIGNCKGPCEAKQTEADYNAEITQASHIIRGHLTIAKQYFKEQMLLAAENYAFEEAQRYKEKLALLDNYQSKSVIVNPNLSDIDVFSILSDDNSAYINYLRIVDGSINLTHNVEIKKKLNESPEDILAFALLQLRQQFGSQSEEVLVNIPLSLGIPRLAIHVPQIGDKRKLLDLSIKNTLFFKRDLMNKATETPKPDRYERVLKKLQADLRLTQLPDHVECFDNSNIQGSSPVAAMVCFKNGKAAPKDYRHFNIKTVVGPDDFASMYEIVTRRYSRLIAENQPLPKLIIIDGGKGQLGAACEALKALNIYGQIPIIGIAKRLEEIYYPEDPLPLMLPKKSESLIFIQRIRDETHRFAITFHRSQRSKKNLKLEVEKVKGLGAKTIAIVYREYKSLNLIRDEDRTDIEALIGAKRTELLFDYLKERRGEAE
- the udk gene encoding uridine kinase: MTTGTTPFIVGITGGSASGKTLFLKRLLNSFKPSEVCLISQDNYYKTRDHQPIDENGVHNFDTPFSIDFDLYRNDILSLREGNVVTKQEYTFNNPNVVPKMLTYTPAPIIIVEGIFVFYYPEVAKMLDLKVFIDAKEHIKLKRRIVRDNNERGYDLEDVLYRYEYHVMPTYEKYIKPFKGDADIVVPNNQNFERALEVLVAYLKTKIEQPQTV